Part of the Burkholderia sp. FERM BP-3421 genome, AGGCTGCATCGGCCGAAGCGGCATCGTGCCGCGTTTTCGGGGCATCGTCAAACCCGGGGGCGGTCGCGCGTTTCGGCGGTCGGCGGCGCAATGGGACGGGGCAGGCGCGCGGCGGGCAAGAGCCCCGCACGGCGGTTTTCGCACGCGCGCGACGCGCTGTCGGTCCGGCCGGCGGGGCGCGACTGGGAGGCGGCGGTTGCGCGGCTGATCCGTAAGGGATTCGAAGTCTTCGTGGAAGCTTTTCCGGGAAGTAAATCAGGGTTTTTCCGGGACCGGTTCCATCGATCGGGGTGACGGCGCGACAAGGCCCACGGCGGCGCTCGCCGCGATGGGTTCCGGGCGATCCGGAGCGTTGCGCCGAGCCCACGGTCGTTTATTCAGCATTTTGAAATATTGGGTAATCCGTCAGAATGGCGCCCGCATGGACTCGCCCATGTGCAGCAAACCACACCATACAAAAGAATTTTGAGGACGGAGAATCAATGAAGAAGCGCGTAGCAGTCGTCATGACGGCCGCCGGTCTTGCCGCCGCAACCACGGCCCATGCCCAGAGCAGCGTCACCCTGTACGGGATCGTTGATAATGGCCTGACCTACCAGAGCAGCGCCGCATCGGTCGGCGCGACCTCGGGCGGCCATTCCGCCGTCAAGATGTCGACGGGCGTGTGGGCCGGCAGCCGGTTCGGCCTGAAGGGCGGTGAAGATCTGGGCGGCGGCACGAAGGCGATCTTCCAGTTGGAAGCAGGCGTCTCGACCACCAACGGCACGTCGCAGTACGCAGGCGGGATCTTCACGCGCCAGGCGTGGATCGGCCTGACCAACCCGGCCTACGGTACGCTGACGGCCGGCCGCCAGTACACCGCCTACTACACGCTTCTGTCGCCGTACAGCCCGACCACGTGGCTGACGGGCGCATTCGGCGCGCACCCGGGCGATATCGATTCGCTCGACACCAGCTACCGCGCGAACAACTCGCTCGTCTACATGTCGCCGAAGTTCTACGGCTTCACGGTCGGCGGTTCGTACTCGTTCGGCGGCACGCCGGGCAGCGTGAACGCGGGCTCGACCTGGAGCGCGGGGATTCAATACATCAACGGTCCGGTGGGCATCGCCGCGGCATTCCAGCGCGTCAACAACTCGACGCCGGGCGGCGGCGCCGTGTGGGGCGCGAATTCGACGACGAGCAACGGTGGTGCGCAGACGGCCGTGACGGCGATCAACGGCGGCTACTCCCAAGCGCAGGCGCAACAGCGCGTCGCGGTGACGGCGGGCTACCAGTTCTCGTCGGCGTGGGACGTGTCGGTGTCGTACTCGAACGTACAGTACATCCCGGGTACGAATTCGAATTTCCGCAACACCGCGATCTTCAATACCGCGGGCGCCGTGCTGCACTTCAAGCCGACGGCCACGTGGGATTTCGCGGGCGGCTACAGCTACACGCGCGCAACCCTCTCGAATGGCGTGACGAGCGCTGCGCAATACCACCAGTTCTCGCTGTCGCAGTACTACAGCCTGTCGAAGCGCACCGGCCTGTACGCGGTTGAGGCCTACCAGCGCGCGAATGGCCAGACGCTCGCGGGCGGCAAGATCATCGATGCGACCGCATCGATCGGCGACGGCTTCAATTCGTCGCCGTCGTCGTCGCGCAGCCAGGTGGCGGTTGGCGTCGGCATGATCCACCGCTTCTGATGCGGCGCGGCGTATCTGCCGCGTGATGCCGATGGATGGACGAACAGCCGGCCCGGGGCCGGCTGTTCGTTTTTGGGGGCGGCGATCAACGTCGTTTGCATCGAGCATGCATTTCCCGTCGCCGAATCCCGTGAACAGCCTCGGCTTGGCGGGTGGGGAGGCTCGGTTGGGCGGGATATCCCGGGGGGACGCATCACGCTGATGTTCGCGGCGGGCTCGACAGCGCACGCCCCCGGATTATGCGCCGGGGGGGCGTGATTTCCGCGTTCGACGCGGGTTGAGCATCATCGGACGGTCGGCCGAATCGATTCACGCGACAGAGCGCTGGGTTCGCGGCCGTATGGGGTTCCGACTGTTCCAAAGCGATGCGCAACGATGCTGATACAGCGGGGGCGTGGTTCGGGTCGGCGAAGAGGCAGAGGTCTTGCCGGATGCCGGTTCAGCCCTGGCGAACGGCATCGTGACGAAACGCCACATTGAGCGACGTGACGAACTGCTAAGGTTCTCTACTTAATATTTCTACTGGTTTGAAGACGGGATGTGGCGCAATCGACTGTTGATACTACCGGGGCTGATGGTCGCGGGTGTGGCGAGTGCAAGTGGCTGGGATGAGGCTGTTCAACGTGCGGTCCTGTCACGAGCCATGTGCACCGAGGCTGACGTTCTGAATCTGGATGGCGGCGCGCCATCCGGTATTCAGCAACCGCCCTTGCCGGTCATGGGCGCGCCGTCGGCATCGAGCCGGACGAGCGCCGCGGACGTAAGCCGGCCGGACAAGTCACAGTTCGCGGAGCCGTCGCTGGTTCCCATGACCATGCAAGTATTTGAGGTGCTGGCACGGGGCTTTGCCAATATGGCCGCCAGCGCGTCGGGGCAAAAAAATATCAGGAATTGAGACGCTGATCCGTTCGGGCCGGCGATGCTGGCGTGCCGGCCTGTCGAGTCAGGAAGAACGCGAGGGGATCGAAATCGTGTAGGGTATCGGTGCACGGTGGATCCACCCGCAAGGCCGGCCATCTTTGGGACACGAACCGGTTTCGCGGCGGTGTGCGCGGCGAATTGCAGCACGAACGCTGCGGGATGCTTGAGCCGGCAAATCGCGGCTGCGCGTTGCCCCCGAAGGTCGCCGATTACGAATCGCCTTCGATTACTCCGCCGGCGTTGATATTGTGCCGATATTGTTCCTGATATGCTGAATCCGAGCCGGAAGGTTTCTACTTTCTTGTAAGGAATACTTATGATTGCGCATGCCGGTAGTGGGTACGAGGAACGGTCGTTCTCGTCAGTGGTGGACGGCGCCGAAATATTCCTCCGAAAATGGACCCCGCCGGTCGGGGTCGAGCCTCGGGCCGTGGTCCAGATCACGCACGGAATCTGCGAGCACGGCGGGCGATATGACCGGTTCGGCCGGTACCTCGGCGAGCGGGGCTACGTCGTCTACGCACTCGACTTGCGTGGTCATGGTCGGACGGCCGGCGCGGCCGGCCTGGGACAAGCGGGGCTGACTTGCTGGGCGGACATGACGAGCGACATTGCCCAGCTCTCGAGGCTGGCGAAATCCGAATATGCCGACCTGCCTTTGGTCGCGTTCGGCCATAGCATGGGTTCCGCGCTCACGCAGTCGCACATCCAGAATCACGGCGACCTGCTGGCGGCTGCCGTGCTGTGCGGCACCTTGGGCGCGTTGCCGGGGGTGGACGATGCGGAGGTGACGGCGCTCGAGGGTGTGGCGCATTCCGCCGAGGGCGATCAGCCCTCGGCGCTTTTCGGGAAAGTCCTGCATACGCTCAACGCACCATTTGCCCAGGATGGTCAGCCGGTGACCGGCTGCGAATGGATGGCGACAGACCCAGCCGAAATCCAGCGCTTCCTGAGCGACGATCTTTGCGGGAAGCCGTTCTCCAACAGCATGCTTTACTCGGTGCTGGATGGATTCCGTAGCCTGTGGGTTCCGGAAAACGAAACCAGAATTCCGGTAAGCCTGCCTATCCTGGTGGTGGCCGGCACTCAGGATCTTGTCGGCGGGAACACCGTCTCGATACAGTCCTTGATTACCCGCTACATGCGCCAGGGCCATCTTGCACTGGCGTATCGCTTCTATCCCGGGGACCGTCACGAGATATTGAACGGGTTCAACAAGGACATCGTTCAACGTGACGT contains:
- a CDS encoding porin; its protein translation is MKKRVAVVMTAAGLAAATTAHAQSSVTLYGIVDNGLTYQSSAASVGATSGGHSAVKMSTGVWAGSRFGLKGGEDLGGGTKAIFQLEAGVSTTNGTSQYAGGIFTRQAWIGLTNPAYGTLTAGRQYTAYYTLLSPYSPTTWLTGAFGAHPGDIDSLDTSYRANNSLVYMSPKFYGFTVGGSYSFGGTPGSVNAGSTWSAGIQYINGPVGIAAAFQRVNNSTPGGGAVWGANSTTSNGGAQTAVTAINGGYSQAQAQQRVAVTAGYQFSSAWDVSVSYSNVQYIPGTNSNFRNTAIFNTAGAVLHFKPTATWDFAGGYSYTRATLSNGVTSAAQYHQFSLSQYYSLSKRTGLYAVEAYQRANGQTLAGGKIIDATASIGDGFNSSPSSSRSQVAVGVGMIHRF
- a CDS encoding alpha/beta fold hydrolase; this translates as MIAHAGSGYEERSFSSVVDGAEIFLRKWTPPVGVEPRAVVQITHGICEHGGRYDRFGRYLGERGYVVYALDLRGHGRTAGAAGLGQAGLTCWADMTSDIAQLSRLAKSEYADLPLVAFGHSMGSALTQSHIQNHGDLLAAAVLCGTLGALPGVDDAEVTALEGVAHSAEGDQPSALFGKVLHTLNAPFAQDGQPVTGCEWMATDPAEIQRFLSDDLCGKPFSNSMLYSVLDGFRSLWVPENETRIPVSLPILVVAGTQDLVGGNTVSIQSLITRYMRQGHLALAYRFYPGDRHEILNGFNKDIVQRDVGAWLDDALARSA